One window from the genome of Pedobacter schmidteae encodes:
- a CDS encoding amidohydrolase family protein, whose amino-acid sequence MRILLTVISLMLFQAGTFAQKTTTILLKNAIIIDGEASVKPRKASILVENGLIKSISNTAVKNLKPGTKVIDCTGKFITPGLMDAHVHLATGDLSDLKKAHLITDSIVGNMLRHGITTVRDMAGNAQYLSSCSAAIKAGKVAGPDIYYAAQFAGPGYFAMLGAGRKGEKDLGNTAWYRAINTTADVKPAIADAKKAGVTGIKIYANLSKTLIREITNEAHHQGLLAWAHGAIFPSKPMDVAQSDVNSMSHANDLVFQQIKGDTIEIGAAWAQLYKGLKLDSTVRDQMLLEMRKRGTFLDPTVFHAENNKMGNAVLITKRAHQLGVKIVTGTDWIYPEKNEAVPLLEEMRLLNTKCGLSNQDVIQAATLNAAQVTGLSDRGVIRVGKRADLLVLEGNPLKSLEAFGKPSAVIKAGQLAFIAQ is encoded by the coding sequence ATGAGAATATTATTGACCGTTATAAGCCTGATGCTTTTTCAGGCAGGCACCTTTGCGCAAAAAACAACTACCATTTTATTGAAAAATGCGATCATCATTGATGGAGAGGCTAGTGTAAAACCCCGAAAAGCATCAATTTTGGTAGAAAATGGGCTGATTAAATCGATTTCCAATACCGCAGTGAAAAATTTAAAGCCTGGAACCAAGGTAATAGATTGCACGGGTAAATTCATTACACCGGGTTTGATGGATGCTCATGTGCACCTGGCCACCGGGGATTTAAGCGATCTTAAAAAAGCACATCTGATTACGGATAGTATCGTAGGAAATATGTTGAGGCATGGCATCACTACTGTCCGGGATATGGCCGGAAATGCACAATATCTGAGCAGCTGTAGTGCTGCAATCAAGGCCGGAAAAGTGGCGGGCCCTGATATTTATTATGCAGCCCAGTTTGCCGGACCAGGCTATTTTGCCATGTTGGGTGCCGGAAGGAAAGGCGAGAAAGATTTGGGTAATACAGCCTGGTACCGGGCCATAAATACAACAGCTGATGTAAAACCTGCGATAGCAGATGCAAAAAAGGCTGGCGTTACCGGCATAAAAATCTACGCGAATTTAAGTAAAACACTGATCCGTGAAATTACCAATGAGGCGCATCATCAGGGCTTGCTGGCCTGGGCCCACGGTGCTATTTTTCCTTCTAAGCCAATGGATGTGGCGCAATCAGATGTAAATAGCATGTCGCACGCCAACGACCTGGTTTTTCAACAGATTAAAGGCGATACCATCGAAATTGGCGCTGCCTGGGCACAATTGTACAAAGGTCTAAAATTGGATAGTACCGTTCGCGATCAGATGTTGCTGGAAATGAGAAAACGAGGTACATTTTTAGACCCTACCGTATTTCATGCCGAAAACAATAAAATGGGTAATGCCGTTCTGATTACAAAAAGAGCCCATCAGCTGGGTGTGAAAATCGTAACCGGAACCGACTGGATTTATCCCGAAAAAAATGAAGCCGTTCCATTGCTTGAAGAAATGAGGTTACTGAATACAAAATGTGGCCTTTCTAATCAGGACGTTATTCAGGCAGCAACCTTAAATGCCGCACAGGTAACAGGGTTAAGCGATAGAGGAGTGATTAGAGTGGGCAAAAGAGCTGACCTATTGGTCCTCGAAGGTAATCCTTTGAAGAGTTTGGAGGCCTTCGGTAAACCTTCTGCAGTTATAAAAGCCGGACAATTGGCATTTATTGCCCAATAA
- a CDS encoding NAD(P)-dependent oxidoreductase — MKVVLVGASGFVGAGILNELLTRGHEVTAIVRHADKVSTVNDQLKVKELDVLNTDALTTAISGADAVISAYNAGWTNPNLYHDFIAGSEAIQKAVKASGVKRLIVIGGAGSLEIDGQQLVDGPDFPEAYKAGATAARDYLNIIKAEKSLDWSFFSPAIEMHPGIDTGRTAQYRLGKDSPVFDASGRSSLSVQDQAVVVVDELEQNKHVQQRFTAGY, encoded by the coding sequence ATGAAAGTAGTATTAGTAGGAGCAAGCGGCTTTGTAGGCGCTGGAATTTTAAATGAATTGTTGACTCGTGGGCATGAAGTAACTGCCATTGTACGCCATGCGGATAAGGTGAGTACTGTAAATGATCAACTTAAGGTAAAAGAATTGGATGTATTGAATACTGACGCACTAACAACCGCAATAAGCGGAGCAGATGCCGTAATTAGTGCCTATAACGCTGGATGGACCAACCCGAATCTATATCATGATTTTATTGCAGGTTCTGAAGCGATACAAAAAGCCGTTAAGGCATCGGGAGTAAAACGACTGATTGTAATAGGTGGAGCAGGAAGTCTGGAAATAGACGGTCAACAACTGGTAGACGGGCCCGACTTTCCGGAAGCTTATAAAGCCGGGGCAACGGCTGCAAGGGATTATTTGAATATCATAAAAGCTGAAAAAAGCCTCGATTGGTCGTTCTTCAGCCCAGCCATAGAAATGCATCCGGGTATTGATACCGGCCGTACCGCCCAGTATCGTTTGGGTAAGGATAGTCCGGTATTTGATGCATCAGGCAGAAGTTCGCTTTCTGTGCAGGACCAGGCTGTGGTTGTTGTTGATGAACTGGAGCAAAATAAACATGTTCAGCAAAGGTTTACTGCCGGTTATTAG
- a CDS encoding RagB/SusD family nutrient uptake outer membrane protein, translated as MTKKYILLLLVLISGNFSCKKFLDVKPKSQIREEQLFEKEKGFLDALSGIYTLMARRDLYGDNLTMSFLDLLAQRYKAGTAASPYWDAVHYNYEADVTGIRVKTTIRTIWLSAYAGIANANNILGYIDDRKNLFVGDNYNLIKGEALGLRAFLHFDLLRMFGPMMSINSTSPAIPYRKVLSKDAQPLMPANEVMKAIIDDLLQAEALLKNDPIVSGATSDYYDFNVENRKFRMNLLAVQGTLARAYLYNNQPNEAYTYAKKVIASGKFTFVTSEDISLGNACTDRTFRNEQLFSLQISNMKPYTDAYFSDFSSTYEQTPLNNDDLVINALFENSSTDYRRQYLWTSVSGKLRNVKYLQFESIVGNCNWPKNVVPLLRISEMYYIASECAPDISESADLLNEVLSHRGLDPLLGVNNKTVLQQGLTKEYQKEFFSEGQLFYYYKRNKFTTIPGSSIVADSKVYVLPVPEDETIFN; from the coding sequence ATGACAAAAAAATATATATTATTGCTCCTTGTTTTAATCTCCGGTAATTTTTCCTGTAAAAAATTCCTCGATGTAAAACCAAAATCCCAAATCAGGGAAGAGCAGCTTTTTGAAAAAGAAAAAGGGTTTTTGGACGCATTGTCCGGAATTTATACTTTGATGGCCAGACGCGATCTGTATGGCGACAATTTAACCATGTCCTTTCTGGACCTGCTTGCGCAACGCTATAAGGCGGGTACAGCCGCCAGCCCCTATTGGGACGCAGTACATTATAATTATGAGGCCGACGTTACGGGTATCCGTGTTAAAACCACAATTCGTACCATTTGGTTATCGGCCTATGCTGGGATTGCCAATGCAAATAATATTCTGGGCTATATTGATGATCGTAAAAATTTGTTTGTCGGTGATAACTATAACCTGATTAAGGGTGAAGCTTTGGGGTTGCGGGCTTTCCTTCATTTCGATCTTTTAAGGATGTTTGGGCCGATGATGAGTATTAATTCAACTTCTCCCGCTATTCCATACCGCAAGGTATTAAGCAAGGATGCTCAACCGCTGATGCCGGCTAATGAAGTTATGAAAGCGATTATTGACGACTTGCTGCAAGCAGAAGCTTTGCTGAAAAATGATCCTATTGTTAGTGGAGCTACCAGTGACTATTATGATTTTAATGTTGAGAACAGAAAATTCAGAATGAATTTATTGGCTGTTCAGGGGACTTTAGCCAGGGCTTATTTATACAACAATCAACCTAATGAAGCCTATACCTATGCAAAGAAAGTTATCGCATCTGGCAAATTTACCTTTGTAACCAGTGAAGATATTTCTTTGGGAAATGCCTGTACTGATCGTACTTTCAGAAATGAGCAGTTATTTTCTTTGCAGATTAGCAATATGAAGCCTTATACAGACGCGTATTTTTCCGATTTCTCTTCAACTTATGAACAGACCCCATTGAATAACGACGACCTGGTTATAAATGCCTTGTTTGAAAATTCAAGTACCGATTACAGAAGGCAGTATCTGTGGACAAGTGTTTCGGGGAAATTGAGAAATGTAAAATACCTGCAGTTTGAATCTATTGTAGGCAATTGTAACTGGCCCAAAAATGTTGTGCCTTTACTTCGGATCAGTGAAATGTACTATATCGCGTCTGAATGTGCTCCGGATATCAGTGAATCTGCCGATCTGCTCAATGAAGTATTGAGCCACCGCGGCTTGGATCCCTTACTTGGCGTTAATAATAAGACCGTCTTACAGCAGGGACTGACCAAAGAGTATCAGAAGGAGTTTTTTAGTGAAGGCCAGTTGTTTTACTATTATAAACGAAACAAGTTTACAACTATACCTGGTAGTAGTATAGTGGCAGATAGTAAGGTCTATGTATTGCCTGTGCCAGAGGACGAGACAATTTTTAATTAA
- a CDS encoding HPP family protein, with the protein MTRYCFTFAAKIKKQMPRRIIRKQYRKARYILYRETLIDAKEHVLTFIGSFVGIGLIGLLNSKYLVASDNLFLIGSFGASSVLVYGLINSPLAQPRNLIGGHVLCAIIGVTIFKLCSSELWLACALAVSLSIVAMQITKTLHPPGGATALIAVTGGDKIRDLGYMYVLSPVLSGVLILFAVALIFNNLRHRRYPSKPILSRMRRSR; encoded by the coding sequence ATGACTAGATATTGTTTTACTTTTGCAGCGAAAATAAAAAAACAGATGCCGCGTAGAATCATTAGAAAACAATACCGCAAAGCGAGGTATATTTTATACCGCGAAACGCTGATTGATGCCAAAGAACATGTACTCACCTTTATCGGTTCTTTTGTAGGAATTGGTTTAATCGGTTTACTAAATAGTAAATACCTTGTGGCCAGTGACAACTTATTCCTGATTGGTTCATTTGGAGCTTCCTCTGTATTGGTGTATGGACTAATCAACAGTCCCCTTGCGCAGCCAAGGAACCTGATTGGCGGCCACGTTCTCTGCGCGATTATTGGTGTCACTATTTTTAAGCTTTGCTCATCCGAATTGTGGCTGGCCTGTGCGCTGGCAGTTTCACTGTCTATAGTAGCCATGCAAATCACCAAAACATTGCACCCACCGGGTGGGGCTACCGCGCTAATTGCTGTTACCGGAGGCGATAAAATTCGCGATCTGGGCTATATGTACGTATTGTCGCCGGTTTTGTCGGGGGTACTTATTCTATTTGCCGTGGCATTGATATTTAACAACCTGAGGCACCGCAGATATCCGTCCAAGCCCATACTAAGCCGGATGCGCCGTTCCCGGTAA
- a CDS encoding PKD-like family lipoprotein, protein MNKILKINYCLAAVLLLMLSACLKKELGDYNPNGVNDLTIGSNLQDAYLVNVDDILKLDATVAQSEGGGNLTYQWYYYDAAGSVTGRKVVSNAAKLEFKIDMPTGLYYLVAETTDTKTGVKGYKKIALTVKRFTSEGWLLLTWKDNKTNLSIVSSANEVLKSFLKPSTAYPLDFKPEKLFCYNDWAPAAQPIVIKTSEPKLFFLDHNTFEVHSDGADAFVGGLSSSLTHFGSDMYFNVFYVWDANGAVYQTNRGTVIDYPSGFNQPLLGNYRASRFVLPVSSGYPVPAVFYDEQGKRFLYQDYGGNTLKPFQAKPASAPFDVNNFTDEIKFTGLGASDMTYIVAKNTAGDYILYRLELNNALNVYPAMAADKLDLKGNGAPTFYTLSGKLPLLYYILNNELYVYKMGEKRSTMVYSFPTDEAVSALSMLGGSPWFTSTNNPAVENRLGIATNKGAEGVFYTFDLSATGLLKTGKYTTRNDGFDPIIDIAYKMQK, encoded by the coding sequence ATGAATAAGATATTAAAAATCAACTATTGCCTGGCAGCGGTATTATTACTGATGCTAAGCGCCTGTCTTAAAAAAGAACTTGGCGACTATAATCCGAATGGCGTAAATGATCTTACTATTGGGAGCAACCTGCAAGATGCTTACCTTGTAAATGTTGACGATATACTGAAACTGGACGCTACCGTAGCGCAAAGCGAGGGGGGAGGAAATTTAACCTATCAATGGTATTATTATGATGCAGCCGGGTCTGTTACCGGCAGAAAAGTAGTAAGTAATGCTGCAAAACTGGAATTTAAAATTGATATGCCCACTGGCTTATATTATTTGGTAGCCGAAACTACAGATACTAAAACGGGGGTAAAAGGCTATAAGAAGATTGCCTTAACCGTAAAAAGGTTTACCTCAGAAGGCTGGTTGCTCCTAACCTGGAAGGACAATAAAACAAACTTATCTATTGTGAGCTCGGCTAATGAAGTACTGAAAAGCTTCCTGAAGCCCTCAACGGCATATCCGCTCGATTTTAAACCTGAAAAATTGTTCTGTTATAATGATTGGGCACCTGCCGCTCAGCCAATAGTGATTAAAACTTCGGAGCCTAAGCTCTTCTTTCTGGACCATAATACTTTTGAGGTCCATAGTGATGGTGCAGATGCTTTTGTAGGAGGATTGAGTAGCAGCTTAACCCATTTTGGTAGTGATATGTATTTTAACGTATTTTATGTTTGGGATGCCAACGGAGCAGTTTATCAGACAAACAGAGGTACTGTGATTGATTATCCTTCAGGATTTAATCAACCATTATTAGGAAACTATCGGGCTTCCAGGTTTGTATTGCCAGTTTCCTCAGGTTATCCGGTACCTGCTGTTTTTTACGACGAACAGGGCAAGCGTTTTCTTTATCAAGATTACGGGGGCAATACGTTAAAACCTTTCCAGGCCAAGCCTGCAAGTGCACCTTTTGACGTGAATAATTTTACTGATGAAATTAAGTTTACAGGTTTGGGCGCAAGCGATATGACTTATATTGTTGCCAAAAATACTGCCGGAGATTATATACTTTACCGCCTGGAACTCAATAATGCACTAAATGTTTATCCTGCTATGGCGGCCGATAAGCTGGATTTGAAAGGCAACGGAGCACCAACATTTTATACCCTGTCCGGAAAATTGCCTCTATTATACTATATACTCAATAATGAGCTGTATGTCTATAAAATGGGCGAAAAACGTTCTACCATGGTTTATTCTTTTCCAACAGATGAGGCTGTATCGGCCCTCAGTATGTTGGGTGGTTCACCATGGTTTACCTCTACCAATAATCCGGCTGTCGAAAACCGTTTAGGCATTGCCACCAATAAAGGTGCTGAAGGGGTATTTTACACCTTCGATCTGTCGGCAACTGGTCTGTTGAAAACCGGTAAGTATACCACAAGAAATGATGGTTTTGACCCAATTATTGATATCGCTTATAAAATGCAGAAATAG
- a CDS encoding TlpA disulfide reductase family protein, which yields MGNNILYPIKIACITTIIGLTCMTGFAQRIYEIKGKMAGLNQPSMAYLYSFENGRKLLDSAIVTNGEFSFKGTVKHPLSASIQIKKIRKSVSLFLENERYDILMYPDWRDKDSIRGGTEMKIEKAYEAETASLSAQMQVIAQRYEKLPKEDRIKEGEEMNKLNQQQSVIKYKYIRKYPASLAILHMMRPQFEVMNFKELEKMKAMFSPKLAYSDVYQKLISLYEKKKGEFLVGQQAPDFSLPDQSGKPVALSALKGKYVVVDFWASWCTPCRAANQKIKPLYEKYKDKGFEMISVSMDDKKDLWQAAVKKDGLPWLQVSGLTGINTCPVAKKYSVTSLPTVFLLDKTGKVMAQNISEKELEQILHENL from the coding sequence ATGGGAAATAATATTTTATACCCGATAAAAATTGCCTGCATAACCACCATAATCGGATTAACTTGCATGACAGGCTTTGCTCAAAGGATTTACGAAATAAAAGGAAAGATGGCTGGTTTAAACCAGCCATCTATGGCCTACCTGTACAGCTTTGAGAACGGAAGGAAATTGTTGGATAGTGCTATAGTTACCAACGGAGAATTCAGTTTTAAAGGAACTGTAAAACATCCGCTGTCGGCCTCCATACAAATAAAAAAAATACGGAAGTCCGTGTCATTATTCCTGGAGAACGAGCGTTACGATATCCTGATGTATCCCGACTGGAGAGACAAGGATAGTATAAGGGGCGGGACTGAGATGAAGATTGAAAAGGCTTACGAAGCGGAAACTGCCAGCCTGTCGGCTCAAATGCAGGTTATAGCCCAGCGCTATGAAAAGCTACCTAAAGAAGATCGGATCAAAGAAGGTGAGGAGATGAACAAACTCAACCAACAGCAATCCGTAATCAAGTATAAATACATACGCAAATACCCTGCTTCCCTGGCGATTTTACATATGATGCGGCCACAGTTTGAGGTGATGAATTTTAAAGAGCTGGAGAAGATGAAAGCTATGTTCTCTCCTAAACTGGCTTATTCGGATGTATATCAAAAACTGATCTCCTTGTATGAAAAGAAGAAAGGAGAATTTCTGGTTGGTCAGCAGGCGCCTGACTTTAGTTTACCCGACCAGTCGGGCAAGCCTGTTGCGCTGTCTGCCTTAAAAGGTAAATACGTGGTAGTCGATTTCTGGGCTTCCTGGTGTACTCCTTGTCGTGCAGCGAACCAAAAAATTAAACCGCTTTACGAGAAGTATAAAGACAAAGGTTTTGAAATGATCTCTGTTTCTATGGATGATAAAAAAGATCTTTGGCAGGCTGCAGTAAAAAAAGACGGTTTACCATGGTTGCAGGTATCGGGGCTAACGGGAATTAATACCTGCCCGGTGGCCAAAAAATATAGTGTAACCAGTTTGCCAACGGTATTTCTGCTGGACAAAACAGGTAAGGTGATGGCGCAGAACATCTCAGAAAAAGAGCTGGAACAAATCCTTCACGAGAATTTATAA
- a CDS encoding Rrf2 family transcriptional regulator: protein MNSSRFAISLHILTLLEKAKEEVLSSDYIAGSININPVLVRKELINLRNHGFVNSKEGKNGGSYLAKSAEKITLDEVYGAVKQNHLLGVSKNTPNPHCPVGKQINRHLDALYESTEKVLLKELSGKSLADFSKQFV, encoded by the coding sequence ATGAATAGCTCAAGATTTGCCATATCGCTACATATTTTAACCCTGCTTGAAAAAGCAAAGGAGGAGGTATTGTCATCTGACTATATTGCCGGGAGTATAAATATTAATCCCGTACTGGTGAGGAAAGAATTGATTAACCTGCGTAACCATGGTTTTGTAAACAGTAAGGAAGGCAAAAATGGGGGCAGCTATCTGGCAAAATCAGCTGAGAAAATAACTTTAGATGAAGTTTATGGTGCTGTAAAACAAAACCACCTGTTGGGTGTTTCTAAAAATACACCTAACCCGCATTGCCCGGTAGGCAAACAAATCAACAGGCATTTGGATGCCTTATATGAATCAACAGAAAAAGTATTGCTGAAAGAATTGTCGGGAAAAAGCCTGGCCGATTTCAGCAAGCAATTTGTTTGA
- a CDS encoding DUF4843 domain-containing protein has translation MKRLLIILIASSIFAACTKESLQQYSEKPRVYLSLRKDSLYSKFPLSTAGNIQIDYAPQKSAKQKDTLKLNIQVSGVAENADRVFVFERNTAAGTAVEGTDFDLLDKNFIIPAGKFNNSIRVVIYRSLNMAKVPVSFGYVLRANENFELGPDRDTTRFSSNSGIMNMIALKVTARDVLTKPANWDSFIANYFGVYSQVKHRFVIDVLPAPLSLPSTTSVSRMNTNRNNLRTALTKYNATHPEKLKDENGIEISF, from the coding sequence ATGAAAAGATTACTGATCATACTAATCGCAAGCAGCATATTTGCTGCCTGTACAAAAGAAAGTTTGCAGCAATATTCAGAAAAACCGAGGGTATATCTTAGTTTAAGAAAGGACTCTCTTTATAGCAAATTTCCCCTATCAACCGCTGGCAATATTCAGATTGATTATGCCCCGCAGAAAAGCGCAAAACAAAAGGATACGCTAAAACTAAATATACAAGTTAGCGGTGTTGCAGAAAATGCGGACAGGGTTTTTGTCTTTGAAAGGAACACTGCCGCCGGTACGGCAGTGGAAGGTACAGATTTCGATTTGCTGGATAAGAATTTTATAATACCTGCCGGAAAGTTTAATAACAGTATAAGGGTAGTTATTTACAGGAGCTTGAACATGGCAAAGGTACCTGTTTCTTTTGGCTATGTTTTAAGGGCCAATGAAAACTTTGAGCTAGGGCCGGATAGGGATACGACCAGGTTTTCCAGTAATTCGGGGATCATGAATATGATTGCCCTTAAGGTAACCGCCCGGGATGTGCTGACCAAACCTGCCAACTGGGATTCGTTTATTGCCAATTATTTTGGTGTCTACAGTCAGGTAAAACACCGCTTCGTAATCGATGTATTACCTGCTCCGCTTAGTCTGCCAAGTACAACCAGCGTTTCAAGGATGAATACAAACCGAAACAACCTGAGAACAGCATTGACCAAATACAATGCGACACATCCTGAAAAATTAAAGGATGAAAATGGAATTGAAATTTCTTTTTAA